A single window of Paenibacillus sp. SYP-B4298 DNA harbors:
- a CDS encoding bacterial Ig-like domain-containing protein, whose amino-acid sequence MSRIRSWRTSLTALLSVLVFLSSLPLAAAEETGQPEEEPFIRIGSEWQGSVFGDVGGQDKITLNNFSIMEQEDGSVTIRSVGDRGKIAGGSEGLAYYYQAVQPEENYELTATAHIDHWGAANNQVSFGLMLRSNVLENEHAGGSFTGNYAAVGALDQKMKAFYKSAGTLVKNGMEFEASSPQTGESYQLSIKKSGSLIVLSVNGEVQTISELTDEYRYAGLYTARNAVVTYTDVELKREGEEPEVELGEWEFSAFGGNTSLDKNPAPTVVDHGALRLTATGGKIAAGDEGMSYVYKKIPQGVNFELEAQVTVHAFNQTAAISTPNQKSFGLMLRESVGTNGDASTQTTSYAAVGALDQVMKGYYKQHGSQTKLEPYEGSRAPAAGESYTLRIRKMGDTVVLSNGEQSEVVTLDGALQGEVYAGLYVARDADVTFTGYEIRIDNRKVQHIEVDASAMKTVYRVGEPLQLDGLQVKAIYADQSAQLLAQGDYIVTGFDSSQPGSSEVTVHYNGLAAKIAITISALSATSLRVKYYPAKTVYYPGDQLDLAGLIVEASYDDGYLIAELPEEDYIVSVNGQAVTSESPYLFGQHSGESVVEITAAGAPQVKTSFTVAVKEAALLELVIGQQPERLVYYLGDELDLDGLVLYAVYSDGSRVRLMRGEYEVEAFHTDVPGTRDIRLTHKGKSVALPVTVKARELAGIEITRYPQTTYQVGESFNAEGLMVAKRYDNGDLEPYTDFELDTSRYDNALAGIYELAIRPADQQIEPIALRVAVREAKEYTWRSIRFGQSTSNANNKVNVQDNGVIELIALEGGGKVTGDHDGIAYYYTELDAMQDNFELSADIRVKAYAKSPHDGQESFGIMARDVIGEPNTSSVFASNIAAIGGYSGGTRDANGTQLFVRTGVESPDGAGSKGIQPIMIRNELPGPGNTYPDAAYRLSLSKTNSGFVGRLNDGREELIFEPDILKIQDSGKMYVGFYAARLATIEVSHIELRVTASETDPPKVLPEAEPIVPQLEILSREKTSESDYRLIMRSNVSGVARVKQGKHVIAEELEMAAGERVEVMAKLPAQTATSFSISYLPDDTQRLTSYEQIVRNFSVRMTSYREDADIYVSPAGTPTGDGSEQQPLDLDTAVEFVQPGQRIIVLEGRYVRSKKLEIGKYNDGREGAMKTLTAAPGTRPVIDFDKKTEGVVLSGSYWHVYGLDFTRSAGNMKGFTVGGSHNIVENSRFYENGDTGLQISRTDTTENDRSQWPSYNLILNSTAFDNRDPSDNNADGFAAKLTVGVGNIFRGCIAHNNIDDGWDLYTKAGTGAIGPVIIENSIAYNNGFLQNGTVGAGDKNGFKLGGEGIHVPHIIRNSLAFGNGAYGFTSNSNPGVIALHNIAFNNARGNLSFTTYPAITPDFKLEGFVSFQMESAAKDNYPTKLQSPSNYLFDGSAAVNSKGVQLTAANFVSLEPVTVYERDEQGDIQWGDFLRFIAPSSGETPGSYYPSAGPAAMAAEGNKQNEDGSVTILTKTDRASATHSTVKVGVASLREAVAQAKADHTGRKTVHVAADGGYDSEATDGMAYEFSLPAASLREDAAVGLELKLHAPGVTVTVPAAALQQSLQADTQHISIVVRTTDKAAGMQPQSQGLPVGSAGRAVTVDWLVDGIAGARQLVEPVQITLRHAAQGTKAERLSVYKLEDSTATDEGTGSESSTAVELASRYHQADGTIQFETAAPGMYVIWQGAKSFTDVPDTHWAYREIHELAALGIIQGVTADGFEPGRPVSRADYALLLVRALEKLTLLEEQSSNAAVTDSAAGAASTSIEPAEAGTKDANVGSVASEETAAQTELFRDVPQGAYYYEELKAAQRYGLIRGGADGNFYPQQSISRQEMFVMTARALLLAGFTVPEMEGSTEQTLSTVGDRLALAEYAKQDTALLIETGLVRGNRAGRVLPQAGASRAEAATLIFRLIELLSQTETETE is encoded by the coding sequence TTGAGTAGGATTCGAAGCTGGAGAACCTCTCTGACGGCTCTGCTGTCGGTACTGGTATTTCTGTCCTCCCTGCCGCTGGCAGCGGCAGAGGAGACAGGACAGCCGGAGGAGGAGCCATTCATTCGCATCGGAAGCGAATGGCAGGGAAGCGTATTTGGTGACGTTGGCGGTCAGGACAAGATTACATTGAACAATTTCAGCATCATGGAGCAAGAGGACGGATCAGTAACGATACGCAGCGTCGGTGATCGCGGTAAAATCGCTGGTGGCTCAGAGGGACTGGCTTATTATTATCAGGCGGTGCAGCCGGAAGAAAATTATGAACTGACGGCAACTGCGCATATAGACCATTGGGGAGCTGCGAACAATCAGGTATCGTTTGGTCTGATGCTCCGCAGCAATGTACTGGAGAATGAACACGCCGGCGGCTCCTTCACAGGGAACTACGCCGCGGTGGGAGCATTGGATCAAAAAATGAAAGCGTTCTATAAAAGCGCAGGCACGCTTGTCAAGAATGGTATGGAGTTTGAGGCCTCTAGCCCGCAGACGGGTGAGAGCTACCAACTGAGTATTAAGAAGTCAGGCAGCCTGATCGTCCTGTCTGTGAACGGGGAAGTTCAGACGATCAGCGAGCTGACAGACGAATACCGGTATGCCGGCTTGTATACGGCTCGCAATGCAGTAGTTACATATACAGATGTAGAGCTGAAGCGGGAGGGCGAGGAACCAGAGGTAGAGCTGGGGGAATGGGAATTCAGCGCATTCGGCGGCAATACTAGCCTGGATAAAAACCCTGCCCCGACAGTTGTGGATCATGGTGCGCTGCGGCTGACGGCGACGGGTGGCAAGATAGCAGCGGGCGACGAAGGGATGTCCTACGTCTATAAGAAGATTCCGCAGGGGGTCAACTTTGAACTGGAGGCGCAGGTTACGGTTCATGCGTTCAATCAGACCGCTGCAATCAGCACTCCAAATCAGAAATCGTTCGGGCTGATGCTCAGAGAGTCTGTTGGGACGAACGGCGATGCCTCCACACAGACGACAAGCTATGCGGCTGTAGGCGCTCTGGATCAAGTGATGAAGGGCTACTACAAGCAGCATGGTTCACAGACGAAGCTGGAGCCATATGAGGGTAGCCGAGCGCCGGCTGCAGGCGAGAGCTACACACTGCGTATTCGCAAGATGGGCGATACGGTCGTCCTTAGCAATGGCGAGCAGAGTGAGGTTGTGACCCTCGATGGAGCGTTGCAAGGTGAAGTGTATGCAGGCTTGTATGTAGCTCGTGATGCCGATGTTACATTTACTGGCTATGAGATTCGTATAGATAACCGCAAGGTGCAGCATATCGAGGTGGATGCATCGGCCATGAAGACGGTCTATCGGGTGGGCGAGCCGCTTCAATTGGACGGCTTGCAGGTCAAGGCGATCTATGCTGATCAGAGCGCCCAATTGCTAGCTCAAGGCGACTATATCGTCACCGGCTTCGATAGCAGTCAGCCAGGCTCATCGGAGGTAACGGTTCACTATAATGGTCTGGCGGCCAAGATCGCAATCACGATCTCTGCGTTATCGGCTACAAGCCTGCGGGTCAAGTATTACCCGGCCAAGACTGTGTACTATCCAGGTGATCAGCTTGATCTGGCGGGATTAATCGTAGAGGCGAGCTATGATGATGGCTATCTGATCGCGGAGTTGCCGGAGGAAGATTATATCGTGTCTGTGAACGGACAAGCGGTGACGTCCGAGTCTCCATATCTGTTCGGACAGCATAGCGGCGAGTCAGTTGTTGAGATTACCGCCGCAGGCGCGCCGCAGGTGAAGACAAGCTTCACGGTAGCCGTCAAGGAGGCCGCGCTCTTGGAGCTGGTCATCGGCCAACAGCCGGAGCGGCTGGTGTATTATCTGGGGGATGAGCTTGACCTGGATGGGTTGGTGCTCTACGCGGTCTACAGTGATGGCAGCCGAGTCAGGCTGATGCGTGGGGAATATGAGGTGGAGGCGTTCCATACCGATGTCCCGGGGACACGCGACATCCGGTTGACCCATAAAGGGAAGTCGGTGGCGCTTCCAGTTACAGTCAAAGCAAGGGAACTGGCAGGCATCGAGATTACGCGCTACCCGCAGACAACGTACCAGGTGGGGGAGAGCTTCAATGCAGAGGGGCTAATGGTAGCCAAGCGTTATGACAACGGTGATCTTGAACCGTATACAGACTTCGAGCTGGATACATCCCGCTATGACAACGCGCTTGCAGGCATCTATGAGCTGGCGATTCGCCCCGCCGACCAGCAGATAGAGCCGATCGCACTTCGGGTTGCGGTCAGGGAAGCGAAGGAGTACACATGGCGGTCGATTCGCTTTGGGCAGTCTACCTCGAATGCCAACAACAAGGTGAATGTGCAGGACAACGGCGTGATTGAGCTGATTGCCCTGGAAGGCGGCGGCAAGGTAACCGGTGATCATGATGGCATCGCATATTATTATACGGAGCTGGACGCAATGCAGGATAATTTCGAATTATCTGCTGATATTCGCGTCAAGGCGTATGCCAAATCGCCGCATGATGGCCAGGAATCCTTCGGCATTATGGCGCGCGATGTGATCGGCGAGCCTAATACGTCGAGTGTATTCGCCTCGAACATTGCAGCGATTGGCGGCTACAGCGGGGGGACACGTGATGCGAATGGCACGCAGTTGTTCGTGCGCACTGGCGTGGAATCGCCGGACGGTGCGGGCAGCAAGGGGATTCAGCCGATTATGATTCGCAATGAGCTGCCAGGGCCAGGAAATACATATCCTGATGCGGCCTACCGACTGAGCTTATCCAAGACGAATAGCGGTTTTGTCGGCAGATTGAATGATGGACGGGAAGAGCTGATCTTTGAGCCGGACATCCTGAAGATACAGGACAGCGGCAAAATGTATGTCGGCTTCTATGCTGCCCGGCTGGCGACCATCGAGGTGAGCCATATCGAGCTGCGGGTTACAGCTTCCGAGACGGATCCGCCCAAGGTGCTGCCAGAGGCAGAGCCGATTGTGCCGCAGTTGGAAATATTGTCACGTGAGAAAACCTCGGAGAGTGATTATCGCCTCATTATGCGCTCCAATGTGAGCGGTGTAGCACGGGTCAAGCAAGGGAAGCATGTGATCGCCGAGGAACTGGAGATGGCGGCTGGAGAACGAGTCGAGGTAATGGCGAAGCTGCCAGCACAGACTGCGACCAGCTTCAGCATCAGCTATTTGCCGGATGATACACAGCGACTGACTTCGTATGAGCAGATCGTTCGCAATTTCTCTGTGCGGATGACGAGCTACCGCGAAGATGCCGACATCTACGTATCGCCAGCGGGTACGCCGACTGGGGATGGCAGCGAGCAGCAGCCGCTGGATCTGGATACGGCAGTCGAATTTGTCCAGCCAGGGCAACGGATCATCGTGCTGGAGGGCCGGTATGTCCGAAGCAAGAAGCTGGAGATTGGCAAGTACAATGACGGGCGCGAAGGAGCGATGAAGACACTCACGGCAGCTCCAGGCACGCGGCCTGTCATCGATTTTGACAAGAAAACAGAGGGTGTCGTATTAAGCGGCAGCTACTGGCATGTGTACGGCCTGGATTTCACACGATCTGCTGGCAATATGAAGGGCTTCACCGTCGGGGGAAGTCATAACATTGTCGAGAACAGTCGTTTCTATGAGAATGGAGACACCGGATTGCAGATCAGCAGAACGGATACGACGGAGAATGATCGGTCGCAGTGGCCGTCTTACAATCTGATTCTGAACAGTACGGCGTTCGACAATCGTGATCCGTCTGACAATAATGCGGATGGCTTCGCGGCCAAGCTGACGGTCGGGGTAGGCAATATATTCCGCGGCTGTATCGCGCATAACAACATTGATGATGGCTGGGATTTGTACACGAAGGCAGGTACAGGTGCGATTGGGCCTGTCATTATCGAGAACAGCATTGCGTACAATAATGGATTTTTGCAAAATGGTACAGTCGGAGCGGGCGATAAGAACGGGTTCAAGCTAGGCGGTGAGGGCATTCATGTGCCGCATATCATTCGCAATAGTCTGGCCTTCGGCAATGGCGCCTATGGCTTTACGAGCAATAGCAATCCAGGTGTCATCGCTCTTCATAATATTGCCTTCAATAATGCAAGGGGCAATCTGAGCTTTACGACGTACCCGGCGATCACGCCAGATTTCAAGCTGGAGGGCTTCGTCTCCTTCCAGATGGAGAGTGCGGCGAAGGATAATTATCCGACCAAGCTACAGTCGCCGAGCAACTACCTGTTCGACGGCAGCGCGGCAGTGAATAGCAAGGGCGTACAATTGACGGCGGCGAACTTCGTGAGCCTGGAGCCGGTAACGGTCTATGAGCGTGATGAGCAGGGCGACATTCAATGGGGCGACTTCCTGCGCTTTATCGCTCCAAGCTCTGGTGAAACACCGGGTAGCTACTATCCGAGTGCTGGCCCGGCAGCCATGGCGGCTGAGGGCAACAAGCAGAATGAGGATGGCAGTGTAACGATCCTGACCAAGACTGATCGGGCAAGCGCGACCCACAGCACTGTAAAGGTGGGAGTCGCTAGTCTGAGAGAGGCGGTTGCACAGGCAAAGGCAGATCATACAGGTCGCAAAACGGTACACGTGGCCGCAGATGGCGGATATGATAGTGAAGCGACGGATGGTATGGCCTATGAGTTCAGCCTCCCGGCAGCCAGTCTGCGCGAAGATGCGGCAGTAGGCCTGGAGCTGAAGCTGCATGCGCCAGGTGTGACGGTGACGGTGCCAGCGGCGGCGTTACAGCAATCGTTACAGGCCGATACGCAGCACATCAGCATCGTGGTGCGTACAACGGACAAGGCGGCGGGTATGCAGCCTCAGAGCCAAGGTCTGCCTGTCGGTTCAGCAGGTCGGGCGGTCACCGTCGATTGGCTGGTAGATGGTATAGCTGGAGCTCGGCAGCTTGTAGAGCCGGTACAGATTACGTTGCGTCATGCGGCACAGGGAACCAAAGCGGAACGGCTGTCTGTCTACAAGCTGGAGGATAGCACAGCTACCGATGAAGGAACGGGGTCAGAGTCTTCGACCGCAGTAGAGCTGGCGAGCCGCTATCATCAAGCGGATGGAACGATTCAGTTCGAGACGGCTGCACCAGGCATGTACGTGATCTGGCAGGGAGCGAAAAGCTTCACAGATGTACCCGATACGCACTGGGCATATCGGGAAATCCATGAGCTGGCAGCTCTGGGCATCATTCAAGGCGTGACGGCTGACGGGTTCGAGCCGGGCCGACCGGTGAGTCGTGCGGATTATGCGTTGCTGCTGGTGCGTGCTCTGGAGAAATTAACTTTGCTGGAGGAGCAGTCAAGCAACGCTGCCGTAACAGATTCAGCGGCTGGAGCTGCGAGCACCAGCATCGAGCCCGCAGAAGCAGGTACTAAGGATGCTAACGTCGGTTCTGTAGCATCCGAAGAGACGGCTGCTCAGACAGAGCTGTTCCGTGATGTTCCTCAGGGAGCCTACTACTACGAGGAACTGAAGGCAGCGCAGCGCTACGGCCTGATCCGGGGCGGGGCAGATGGCAACTTCTATCCACAGCAGAGCATTAGCCGCCAGGAGATGTTCGTGATGACCGCCAGAGCGTTACTGCTGGCAGGCTTCACGGTGCCGGAGATGGAGGGCAGTACCGAGCAGACGCTGAGCACTGTCGGCGATAGGCTGGCTCTCGCCGAATATGCCAAGCAGGATACGGCACTGCTTATCGAGACAGGGCTTGTACGGGGCAACCGGGCAGGGCGGGTACTGCCGCAGGCAGGCGCTTCGCGGGCTGAAGCAGCGACTCTTATATTCCGTCTGATAGAGCTGTTGAGCCAGACGGAGACGGAGACGGAGTAA
- a CDS encoding LacI family DNA-binding transcriptional regulator, whose product MSSIKEIARLANVSQGTASLVMNGKGDQYRISVATQQKVLEAARALNYQPNISARRLRSGGEKVLPIIALFWTLDTRTVLISRFLRGLQQELAEIEGEYELLIQPFVGSKLSETRSLVTGTRFNGAIIANPTEEDERYLEQSQLNVPIVLYQRSSERYASVNVDSYASGRAVAELFASRGHQRVGVLVPDVSSAAIRLRKEGFLERAAELGLEVRDEHMVYGDFSERGGYEAACKLVKTSLPSALFVISDQMAVGALSGLHDSGKRVPDDIELVGHDDDEIARFTIPSLSTVHLPVEEMARECLRMLVDLIHHRSPEPVARLMDTSIVLRTSCGIDSSNANDA is encoded by the coding sequence ATGTCTAGCATTAAGGAAATCGCCCGGCTGGCCAATGTCTCGCAGGGAACGGCCTCCCTGGTGATGAATGGGAAGGGCGATCAGTACCGCATATCGGTGGCCACACAGCAAAAGGTGCTAGAGGCCGCCAGAGCGTTGAATTATCAGCCGAACATTTCGGCTCGCCGCCTCCGCAGCGGCGGGGAGAAGGTGCTGCCCATAATCGCATTATTCTGGACGCTGGATACGCGCACGGTGTTGATCAGCCGTTTTCTGCGCGGGCTGCAGCAGGAGCTGGCAGAGATCGAGGGCGAATACGAGTTGCTAATTCAACCGTTTGTCGGATCGAAGCTAAGTGAAACCCGCAGTCTCGTGACTGGCACACGCTTCAATGGAGCGATTATCGCCAACCCGACGGAGGAAGATGAGCGATATCTGGAGCAGTCGCAGCTTAATGTGCCCATTGTGCTGTATCAGCGCAGCTCTGAGCGGTATGCCTCGGTAAATGTGGACAGCTATGCAAGTGGCCGGGCGGTAGCTGAGCTATTCGCTTCCCGCGGACATCAACGAGTCGGTGTGCTGGTGCCGGATGTCTCTTCGGCTGCCATCCGTCTGCGCAAGGAGGGCTTCTTGGAACGTGCAGCGGAGCTCGGTCTGGAGGTGAGGGACGAGCATATGGTGTATGGTGATTTTTCCGAGCGCGGCGGCTACGAGGCGGCATGTAAGCTGGTGAAGACAAGCTTGCCCTCGGCTCTATTTGTCATTAGCGATCAGATGGCGGTAGGCGCATTATCCGGCTTGCATGACAGCGGTAAGCGGGTGCCAGACGACATTGAGCTGGTCGGACATGATGATGATGAGATTGCCCGCTTCACGATCCCTTCCTTGTCCACTGTCCATCTCCCTGTAGAGGAGATGGCGCGAGAATGCTTGCGCATGCTTGTTGACCTTATTCATCATCGTTCGCCAGAGCCTGTTGCCCGCTTGATGGATACAAGCATCGTCCTTCGCACCTCCTGCGGAATCGACAGCTCGAATGCGAATGACGCTTGA
- a CDS encoding LacI family DNA-binding transcriptional regulator has protein sequence MSGIKEIAELAQVSRGTVSLVLNGKGDQYRISSATQEKIWNTARLLNYQPNISARRLRSSGESVLPIIALFWSLDTRAVLINRFLKGLQQSLRSNGQEYEVLIQPYVGNQLHEVRSLLTGTRFNGAIIANPTEKDERYLKEVNPLVPLVMYQRESDKYASVNVDSYASGEQVARLFASRGHRRVGIIIPHVSSRAIHLRRLGFIDKGRELGLELEPRLQVREDFSEQGGYQAIRRMLQEREQWPTAIFAISDQMSVGALKALHEAGICVPDDIELVGHDDDEVTRYTVPSLTTVHLPVEQMAEACFGLLTEMMQHRLQEPVSRIFDTHLVFRQSCGPFRNEFRDA, from the coding sequence ATGTCCGGTATAAAAGAGATTGCCGAGCTAGCCCAGGTCTCGCGAGGGACAGTTTCCCTTGTTCTGAATGGCAAGGGCGACCAGTACCGCATATCTTCGGCTACCCAGGAGAAAATATGGAATACGGCGCGACTGCTGAATTATCAGCCGAATATATCGGCGAGACGGCTTCGAAGCAGCGGTGAAAGTGTGCTGCCAATCATTGCCTTGTTCTGGTCGCTGGATACGCGGGCGGTGCTGATCAATCGTTTTCTTAAGGGACTTCAGCAGTCGCTTCGCTCCAATGGTCAAGAATACGAGGTGCTGATTCAGCCCTATGTCGGCAACCAACTGCATGAAGTGCGCAGTCTGTTGACCGGAACACGCTTTAACGGGGCGATCATCGCCAACCCGACAGAGAAGGATGAGCGTTATCTGAAGGAAGTGAATCCGCTAGTACCGCTTGTGATGTATCAACGAGAATCGGATAAATACGCGTCCGTTAACGTGGACAGCTATGCGTCAGGAGAGCAGGTGGCTCGCTTATTCGCTAGCCGTGGCCACCGCAGAGTTGGCATCATCATTCCTCACGTATCCTCACGAGCGATCCACCTGCGCCGATTGGGCTTTATCGACAAGGGGAGGGAGCTTGGGTTGGAGCTGGAACCGCGCCTGCAGGTGCGCGAGGATTTCTCCGAGCAGGGCGGTTATCAGGCCATTCGGCGGATGCTGCAGGAGAGGGAGCAATGGCCGACCGCGATATTCGCCATCAGCGATCAGATGTCGGTAGGGGCGCTCAAGGCTCTGCATGAAGCAGGCATCTGCGTTCCTGATGATATAGAGTTGGTCGGGCACGATGACGATGAGGTAACCAGATATACCGTTCCCAGCTTGACAACGGTTCATCTGCCAGTCGAGCAGATGGCAGAGGCTTGCTTTGGACTGCTGACGGAGATGATGCAGCATAGACTGCAGGAGCCAGTAAGCCGCATATTCGATACGCATCTTGTATTTCGTCAATCCTGCGGGCCATTTCGCAACGAATTTCGCGATGCTTAA
- a CDS encoding ABC transporter substrate-binding protein, with amino-acid sequence MKFNKLTTALASTALLVVCAACSGQTTPESTGSTSGTDTATKGPINIDYWGGWTGPDLETMKGLVDQFNKEQSNIHVEFTSMQWTPLFTKFLTEMKVGNPPDVLAMHPFEIGQFSEMGVLDDSLIGQVQLDKSNYSDFAWGGTMYKGTQYAVPLDVHMHGLLYNKEMFSKAGVSAPSTGEEWIAAAQKLTIDKNGKHPNEEGFDENNVVQYGLGFSMNHHVFYQFYALVNQQGANPFTEDMSKLELDEQQAAKALGFLQDLVFKYKVVPKGQKSPVDDFTAGKVAMIVDGPWQMPKLEASTIDWASAPYPKVFDKAAAWGAAEVLTFPVNKKATEEEKAAAVEFVKWLDRNSGAWAKSGQLPSSNAGMEAAKALPGREAFISSLDNAVLLPAHPKATQLFSSTAPSPILTAAQDAVLNNKDPLEVARELKKSMDAILAE; translated from the coding sequence ATGAAATTCAACAAGCTTACCACTGCACTTGCCTCTACTGCGTTGCTCGTCGTCTGTGCCGCTTGCTCCGGACAGACCACTCCGGAGTCGACTGGCTCTACCTCCGGTACAGATACGGCAACCAAGGGGCCGATCAACATCGATTATTGGGGGGGCTGGACAGGCCCTGACCTGGAGACGATGAAAGGGCTGGTCGATCAATTCAACAAGGAGCAGAGCAACATTCATGTCGAGTTTACCTCGATGCAATGGACACCGTTGTTCACCAAGTTTTTGACCGAGATGAAGGTGGGCAACCCGCCAGATGTGCTGGCGATGCATCCATTTGAGATTGGACAGTTCTCGGAGATGGGTGTGCTCGACGATTCCCTTATCGGGCAGGTGCAACTGGACAAGTCGAATTATTCTGATTTTGCATGGGGCGGAACGATGTATAAGGGCACGCAATATGCGGTGCCGCTCGACGTGCATATGCATGGTCTATTGTATAACAAAGAGATGTTCTCCAAAGCAGGTGTAAGCGCTCCCTCGACAGGTGAGGAGTGGATCGCCGCAGCACAGAAGCTGACTATTGACAAAAACGGCAAGCACCCGAATGAAGAGGGCTTCGATGAGAACAATGTCGTGCAGTATGGACTGGGCTTCAGCATGAACCACCACGTCTTCTATCAGTTCTACGCGCTTGTGAATCAACAGGGAGCGAACCCGTTCACCGAGGATATGAGCAAGCTGGAGCTGGATGAACAGCAAGCGGCCAAGGCGCTGGGCTTCCTGCAGGATCTGGTATTCAAATACAAGGTGGTGCCTAAGGGGCAAAAATCTCCGGTGGACGACTTCACAGCCGGCAAGGTGGCGATGATCGTCGACGGTCCATGGCAGATGCCGAAGCTGGAGGCTTCGACGATCGACTGGGCGAGCGCGCCGTATCCGAAGGTGTTCGACAAGGCGGCGGCATGGGGCGCGGCTGAGGTGCTGACATTCCCGGTAAACAAGAAGGCGACAGAGGAAGAAAAGGCGGCGGCTGTCGAGTTCGTGAAGTGGCTGGATCGCAACTCCGGCGCATGGGCGAAGTCAGGCCAGCTCCCTTCCAGCAATGCGGGCATGGAAGCGGCCAAGGCGCTGCCAGGTCGTGAGGCGTTCATTAGCAGTCTGGATAACGCGGTACTGCTGCCGGCGCATCCGAAGGCGACCCAACTGTTCTCCAGCACGGCGCCAAGCCCGATATTGACTGCTGCGCAGGATGCTGTATTGAACAACAAAGATCCGCTTGAAGTTGCACGCGAGCTGAAAAAGAGCATGGATGCTATATTGGCAGAATAA
- a CDS encoding carbohydrate ABC transporter permease, protein MKNQGKVAAMFLLPYLLVFLVFRFGPSVAGLFIGFMKWNIIGDASFAGLSNFKKLFADPIFFTSLKNTLLFLVMALPPLIIFSLLLAVLLNQKLKFRNAVRTISIMPYVLIPAVVGIIWNWLYDNNFGILNYYLKLLGLSPVEWLTNEKYALFSVAIVTVWSFLGYNMILYLAGLQDISKDLYEASEIDGATKLQTFMKITLPLLKPITSMIVTLTLINTIQVFDQIFVMTNGGPGTATLTLVQYLYGTAFQNYNLGYGSTLGIAILVILIVMVQIQSRLLRLDE, encoded by the coding sequence ATGAAAAACCAAGGCAAGGTTGCCGCTATGTTTCTGTTGCCGTACTTGCTGGTCTTTCTCGTATTCAGGTTCGGCCCCAGCGTGGCCGGCTTGTTCATCGGTTTTATGAAATGGAATATTATAGGGGACGCAAGCTTTGCCGGACTGAGCAACTTCAAGAAGCTGTTTGCCGATCCTATTTTCTTTACATCACTAAAAAATACGTTGTTGTTTCTCGTCATGGCGCTGCCGCCGCTGATCATCTTCAGCCTGCTGCTGGCCGTTCTGCTCAATCAGAAGCTGAAATTTCGCAATGCGGTGCGCACCATCTCCATCATGCCCTACGTGTTGATCCCGGCGGTCGTGGGCATCATCTGGAACTGGCTGTATGACAATAATTTCGGCATTTTGAACTATTACCTCAAGCTGCTCGGCCTTAGCCCCGTGGAATGGCTGACCAATGAGAAGTATGCGCTGTTCTCTGTAGCGATCGTCACGGTCTGGTCGTTCCTTGGTTATAACATGATTCTGTATCTGGCGGGGCTGCAGGATATATCCAAGGATTTGTACGAGGCCTCCGAAATTGACGGAGCTACCAAGCTTCAGACCTTCATGAAAATAACACTGCCGCTGCTGAAGCCGATCACCTCTATGATTGTAACGCTTACGCTGATTAATACGATTCAAGTGTTCGACCAGATCTTCGTCATGACCAACGGCGGGCCGGGGACGGCGACACTGACGCTTGTACAGTATTTGTACGGCACAGCCTTCCAGAACTATAACCTCGGATATGGTTCCACGCTGGGCATCGCTATTCTGGTCATACTGATCGTCATGGTACAGATTCAATCTAGGCTGCTCAGGCTGGACGAGTAG
- a CDS encoding carbohydrate ABC transporter permease produces MHTKKVIAYPVMALVAVVFLFPLLWSLISSLKPEAQIISYPPKWIPETFTLSNYTAVLNNFPYMSWMGNSVGMTVASTLFVLVITTLAAYAFGRLHFRGKKLLFMLIVSMLLIPIQAYIVPLFLLVSKLNLLNSYYAIVLVAGANVTSVFILTSFFKTIPRELEEAARIDGCKDFGIFSKIMLPLAKPALSTVTILMFISNWNNFLWPLIAIRENSLKPLAVGIAQFMGGANSTAQFQYGTSLAGACMAIIPSLIVFLSLQRYFVEGVANTGIKG; encoded by the coding sequence ATGCATACCAAAAAAGTGATCGCATACCCTGTCATGGCGCTTGTAGCCGTCGTATTTCTGTTCCCGCTGCTCTGGTCGCTAATCTCATCGCTAAAGCCGGAGGCGCAGATCATCAGCTACCCGCCAAAGTGGATTCCGGAGACGTTCACGCTCTCCAACTATACTGCCGTGCTGAACAATTTTCCGTATATGAGCTGGATGGGCAACAGTGTCGGTATGACCGTAGCGTCTACGCTATTTGTGCTCGTCATCACAACACTGGCTGCGTATGCGTTCGGACGGCTGCATTTCAGAGGCAAAAAACTGCTGTTCATGCTGATTGTGTCCATGCTGCTGATTCCGATTCAGGCTTATATTGTCCCGCTGTTCCTGCTCGTCTCCAAGCTGAACCTGTTGAATAGCTACTATGCGATTGTGCTGGTCGCCGGGGCCAATGTCACGAGCGTATTTATCCTGACCAGCTTCTTCAAGACGATTCCGCGGGAGCTGGAGGAGGCCGCGCGGATCGACGGCTGCAAGGACTTCGGCATCTTCAGCAAGATCATGCTGCCGCTGGCAAAGCCGGCGTTGTCGACTGTGACGATCCTCATGTTCATCTCCAACTGGAACAATTTCCTGTGGCCGCTCATCGCGATTCGTGAAAATTCTCTGAAGCCGCTGGCTGTAGGGATTGCACAGTTCATGGGCGGAGCGAACTCTACTGCGCAGTTCCAATACGGCACCTCGCTGGCCGGGGCGTGCATGGCCATTATTCCATCGCTGATCGTCTTTCTGTCGTTGCAGCGCTATTTTGTGGAAGGAGTGGCCAACACAGGAATTAAGGGCTAG